The Chitinophaga pinensis DSM 2588 region TGGCTTACCTGCTTCTATCCCAAAATTGAAACAGGCGCTCAGCACACCCGAAACAGTGGCCACGATCAGCCCTTTACGCAGATTAAACTCCTTGATGCTTTGCTTTTTTGCTTCGTCAGACAGCTCCCGTTCTTTCATCACACCTGCAGCGCCACAAATCGCAATACCAATCAGACATACGGCTACGCCGGATAAAACCAGTAGTCCGCCTGGACTCTGGATCATATTGGAAAAAGTATGTTCTGTATCATTTGTGAAAATATCCCGGTATACCGGTGGAATCAGTGACCCGAATGCCGAAGTATATCCTAATGCAACTGACATCCCCAGCGACATGCCGAGATAACGCATCGCCAGCCCAAAAGTCAGACCACCAATACCCCACAATACACCCATAAAATACGTCCAGAAGAGCGTTGTTCCATCTGTCGCACCGATGATGCTCAGAAAGTCCGGCACAGTGATCCAGGCAGCCAGGAAAGGCACGATCAACCAGGAAAAGAAACCTCCAACGATCCAGTAACTTTCCCAGGACCAGTTTTTCACTTTTTTGAAAGGGATATAAAAACTGCCCGAGGCAAAACCTCCGATAAAATGAAAGAATACACCTAAAATAGCTTGCATAAATGTGGAATTGTTTGTTTTATTCGTGGAACCTTTCAAATTTAAACAAACACCATGGGGCAACTGTCCTACACACTCCTACTGGGCTAAAATTAGAAAAGGCCATCCGCACACAGCGGACAGCCTTTATTTTCTCTGCATAAATATCTTAATATCAGTACGTTACTTTCACATCTGCAATTATGTAGTCAGTACTCAGTGCTTTCACTTTAATGATACCTTTCTTACCAAACCCATTCTGGAAGAACACTACCAGCGGAAGGTCAGCTGTTGCAAAGGATTGATCATCAGTTTTTATAGTAAGCTTCTTGATAGTAGATGCGTGCATGATCGTATCAAAGGCACTCACATCAAATGTATCTACTGGTACATAGTTACGCACCAGGGTAGTCAGCGTACCAGGTATTCTCAGATCAACGGTGGCATCATTTGCACTGGCAAAGAACATAGAGTTTGCACCGAAGTTGTTGAAAAATACGTCAATGTATTTTCCCATGGTATCAGGAATCTCTTTATCCGGGTAGACTTTCCCTTTAAAAGAAGAGAACGCACGACCATAACTTTCATTACCGGGAGTCAGGGAGAATTTCAGATCTGTAAAGGTTACTACACTATCAGCAGTCTTTCCGCCACCATTGGAGCCGGATCCATTTCCAGGTGTAGACGTTGAATCACCCGGATTGTTTGTTCCACCGCCCACGCCGGATTCCTTGGTACAGGCAGCAAACGTAAGCGCTATAGCTGCAATCAGCAGGAAGTATTTTCTCATAGGATAGGATCAGTTATTTCCAGCAAAAATATAAAAAAATATAATCAAGTGTACGCCGGTAAAATAACTGTGAAGGTAGCGCCCTCTTTTTCTGCTGATTCTGCGTAGATAATACCATGGTGAGCGATCACAATTTTCTGGCATAACGCAAGCCCGATACCGCTTCCCTCATATTCACCTCTTCCGTGCAGTCGCTGGAAGATGACAAATATTTTGCGCGCATACGTTGGGGCGAAACCGATGCCGTTGTCCTTTACCCTTATTTCACAATAAGTTGTGCTGTTCTGTAACTGTGGATGTGCCGCTACCTCCTGAGGGTCCATCATCCGGGAACTGACAGTGATCACCGGCGGTTCATCTACCTTACTGAACTTCAAGGCATTACTTAACAGATTCTGGAATAACTGTGTCATGTGCAGCGGAATGGCATTCACCGTACAAAGTCCGTCGTATTCAACCCTGGCGCCTTTTTGCTGTATTGTGACGTCTACATCGGCTACTACTTGCTCAAGTATCTGCCGCAGATCGACTTTTTCAAACAGATGATCCTGACGGGATACCCTGGAGAAAGCCAGCAGATCCTGAATCAATGTGGTCATACGGGTAGCCGCATTCCGGATAATGCCCAGATTACGTACACCCGTTTCATTCAGTTCATTGGCATATTTATCCTGTAGCAGGGCGGAGAACATATTGATCTTACGCAACGGTTCCTGCAGGTCATGGCTGGCCACATACGCAAACTGCTCCAGGTTCTGATTCACAATATTCAGGTCGATATTGGCCTTTTTCAGTTCATCTGTTCTCAGTTCCACCAACCTTTCCAGTTCCTGTTCATTATCGATCATCTGCTGACGCAACGCCTTCTCTTCCCGCAGATCACGTGCAATACTGGCCCTTCCCTGAGAAACCCCCGTTACCGGATCGTATACAAGCATGGTAGTCGCCTGTACCGGTATGATTTCTCCTGTTTT contains the following coding sequences:
- the rhaT gene encoding L-rhamnose/proton symporter RhaT; amino-acid sequence: MQAILGVFFHFIGGFASGSFYIPFKKVKNWSWESYWIVGGFFSWLIVPFLAAWITVPDFLSIIGATDGTTLFWTYFMGVLWGIGGLTFGLAMRYLGMSLGMSVALGYTSAFGSLIPPVYRDIFTNDTEHTFSNMIQSPGGLLVLSGVAVCLIGIAICGAAGVMKERELSDEAKKQSIKEFNLRKGLIVATVSGVLSACFNFGIEAGKPMAAIAIEQGSNPLFQNNVIFVVLLWGGLTTNLFWCMILNVRNRTFGDYVNKDTPLAGNYFFAALAGTTWFFQFFFYGMGESKLGNGASSWILHMAFIIMISSLWGITLKEWKGVSRKTFGTILLGVLTIFLSVMLVGYGNSI